A DNA window from Sphaeramia orbicularis chromosome 22, fSphaOr1.1, whole genome shotgun sequence contains the following coding sequences:
- the LOC115413563 gene encoding uncharacterized protein LOC115413563 isoform X2 has product MEKLPQLPLEVWITIFSYLSNEDKNRVRTCCRFLQRLIDHPALWRGSTVVLSDLRRYTYGFWETLHRRGMTRVAVRHLRRKEWRRLVTFLPSLTAIVFVDGGRLYKEQYLVNLIRFPELRDLGVRNATWEERMLGPRLTEALRERLTHLSVCNVRLPSAVELVEAVSQMVNLRYLLFHQHGEGLGVNTVRPVPRRVFHNMMLRLKKLRHLSWGMRGEPRQPLAEDYFSPADPEQPGEFRYSGPTLTTLELVDCPETILPENALRSLTSLQSLTVQYKSIRLGIECRLRMWLAPLQQLETLSIIGGHSLSAYTSSIPSTVTRLMLRVPITLKDMDSIALQVPALTHLDVQQNWSSGRLCKRIPTLFPELRTLHIR; this is encoded by the exons ATGGAGAAACTCCCGCAGCTTCCACTCGAAGTCTGGATCACCATCTTCAGCTATCTGAGCAACGAGGACAAGAACCGGGTCCGGACCTGCTGCCGGTTCCTGCAACGGCTCATCGACCACCCGGCCCTGTGGAGGGGCTCCACGGTGGTGCTGTCCGACCTCCGCCGCTACACTTACGGCTTCTGGGAGACCTTGCACCGCCGCGGGATGACCCGGGTGGCGGTGCGGCACCTCCGGCGGAAGGAATGGCGGAGGCTCGTCACCTTTCTCCCGTCCCTCACCGCCATCGTGTTCGTGGACGGGGGCCGGCTGTACAAGGAGCAGTACCTGGTTAACCTGATCCGCTTCCCGGAGCTCAGAGACCTGGGGGTGCGGAACGCCACCTGGGAGGAGCGGATGCTGGGGCCGAGGCTAACGGAGGCTCTGCGGGAGCGGCTCACCCACCTCAGCGTGTGTAACGTCCGGCTGCCGTCTGCCGTGGAGCTGGTGGAGGCCGTGTCACAGATGGTCAACCTGCGGTACCTGCTCTTCCATCAGCACGGGGAGGGTCTGGGGGTCAACACGGTCCGCCCGGTGCCCCGCCGGGTCTTCCACAACATGATGCTCCGGCTCAAAAAGCTCCGGCACCTGAGCTGGGGGATGAGGGGGGAGCCGCGCCAGCCGCTGGCCGAGGACTACTTCAGCCCTGCGGATCCGGAGCAGCCAG GTGAGTTCAGGTACAGCGGTCCGACACTGACCACTCTGGAGCTGGTGGACTGCCCGGAGACCATCCTGCCGGAGAACGCCCTGCGGAGCCTGACGTCGCTGCAGTCGCTCACCGTCCAGTACAAGTCTATCCGTCTGGGCATCGAGTGCCGCCTCCGGATGTGGCTGGCACCGCTGCAGCAGCTGGAGACGCTCAGCATCATCG GTGGTCACTCTCTGTCCGCCTACACCTCGTCCATCCCGTCCACCGTCACCAGGCTGATGCTCAGAGTGCCCATAACGCTCAAGGACATGGACTCCATCGCACTCCAAGTCCCGGCGCTGACACATCTGGATGTGCAACAGAACTGGTCCAGTGGAAGGCTCTGTAAAAGGATCCCCACATTGTTCCCTGAGCTCAGGACGCTCCACATCCGGTGA
- the LOC115413563 gene encoding uncharacterized protein LOC115413563 isoform X1: protein MEKLPQLPLEVWITIFSYLSNEDKNRVRTCCRFLQRLIDHPALWRGSTVVLSDLRRYTYGFWETLHRRGMTRVAVRHLRRKEWRRLVTFLPSLTAIVFVDGGRLYKEQYLVNLIRFPELRDLGVRNATWEERMLGPRLTEALRERLTHLSVCNVRLPSAVELVEAVSQMVNLRYLLFHQHGEGLGVNTVRPVPRRVFHNMMLRLKKLRHLSWGMRGEPRQPLAEDYFSPADPEQPGEFRYSGPTLTTLELVDCPETILPENALRSLTSLQSLTVQYKSIRLGIECRLRMWLAPLQQLETLSIIGGHSLSAYTSSIPSTVTRLMLRVPITLKDMDSIALQVPALTHLDVQQNWSSGRLCKRIPTLFPELRTLHIRFVRREPEKDLLSLHKLKHLERLELVVDRLFMKGEMWPTPYVQELINRLRQLSGNRIYIVTKARQRNLLRECDCVYEGD, encoded by the exons ATGGAGAAACTCCCGCAGCTTCCACTCGAAGTCTGGATCACCATCTTCAGCTATCTGAGCAACGAGGACAAGAACCGGGTCCGGACCTGCTGCCGGTTCCTGCAACGGCTCATCGACCACCCGGCCCTGTGGAGGGGCTCCACGGTGGTGCTGTCCGACCTCCGCCGCTACACTTACGGCTTCTGGGAGACCTTGCACCGCCGCGGGATGACCCGGGTGGCGGTGCGGCACCTCCGGCGGAAGGAATGGCGGAGGCTCGTCACCTTTCTCCCGTCCCTCACCGCCATCGTGTTCGTGGACGGGGGCCGGCTGTACAAGGAGCAGTACCTGGTTAACCTGATCCGCTTCCCGGAGCTCAGAGACCTGGGGGTGCGGAACGCCACCTGGGAGGAGCGGATGCTGGGGCCGAGGCTAACGGAGGCTCTGCGGGAGCGGCTCACCCACCTCAGCGTGTGTAACGTCCGGCTGCCGTCTGCCGTGGAGCTGGTGGAGGCCGTGTCACAGATGGTCAACCTGCGGTACCTGCTCTTCCATCAGCACGGGGAGGGTCTGGGGGTCAACACGGTCCGCCCGGTGCCCCGCCGGGTCTTCCACAACATGATGCTCCGGCTCAAAAAGCTCCGGCACCTGAGCTGGGGGATGAGGGGGGAGCCGCGCCAGCCGCTGGCCGAGGACTACTTCAGCCCTGCGGATCCGGAGCAGCCAG GTGAGTTCAGGTACAGCGGTCCGACACTGACCACTCTGGAGCTGGTGGACTGCCCGGAGACCATCCTGCCGGAGAACGCCCTGCGGAGCCTGACGTCGCTGCAGTCGCTCACCGTCCAGTACAAGTCTATCCGTCTGGGCATCGAGTGCCGCCTCCGGATGTGGCTGGCACCGCTGCAGCAGCTGGAGACGCTCAGCATCATCG GTGGTCACTCTCTGTCCGCCTACACCTCGTCCATCCCGTCCACCGTCACCAGGCTGATGCTCAGAGTGCCCATAACGCTCAAGGACATGGACTCCATCGCACTCCAAGTCCCGGCGCTGACACATCTGGATGTGCAACAGAACTGGTCCAGTGGAAGGCTCTGTAAAAGGATCCCCACATTGTTCCCTGAGCTCAGGACGCTCCACATCCG GTTTGTTCGTCGGGAACCAGAGAAGGACCTGCTGAGCCTCCATAAATTGAAACACCTGGAGCGTCTGGAGCTGGTGGTGGATCGTCTGTTCATGAAAGGCGAGATGTGGCCGACGCCGTACGTTCAGGAGCTGATCAACCGGCTCCGCCAGCTGTCGGGAAACCGGATCTACATCGTCACCAAAGCACGGCAGAGGAACCTCCTGCGGGAATGTGACTGTGTGTACGAGGGCGACTGA